One part of the Acetoanaerobium sticklandii genome encodes these proteins:
- a CDS encoding helix-turn-helix domain-containing protein translates to MEILSLGQKIKKLRKEKNLTLKELAGNRITAAQISHIERDKSYPSQDLLEYFSEKLETPIDYFLESKEAQAKKIASSIILKSEVLFKTEKYQEAKRELSKILNLCTSYDISHECAKANFIYGLVYLVEKEYKKATSMMEKALVLYIKNEDPKGIIKSYLELGKLYILEDFYVPATNMLHQAEAMIPELEIGDIDLEKSIYINLSYAYMKNNQNKEAIEYAHKADTIAEKVGDLHNRGNGFFIMGNSYLQNFQYDNAQKYFHMAIKCFEKENKTSEKAKSQMLLAKVYLNLKSYSSAKEHIEEAYILKRQFKDTQYIEILMLYCELLCKEENFEGALEYIREALYLSSKDQNRKMEPLVMRKYANLLYQAGDIDEATESLNKCAEMLKKSGNKKELANTYFDIAKIYQGRCRDQEIGFYSKGIDLFREIGLIEN, encoded by the coding sequence ATGGAAATATTGAGCTTGGGACAAAAGATAAAAAAGCTGCGCAAGGAGAAAAATCTTACCTTGAAGGAGCTAGCTGGAAATCGTATTACAGCGGCGCAAATAAGCCATATAGAAAGAGATAAGTCTTATCCTAGTCAGGACCTTTTAGAGTATTTTTCAGAAAAACTAGAAACACCTATCGATTATTTTCTTGAGAGCAAGGAAGCTCAAGCAAAAAAGATAGCGTCTAGCATCATACTTAAATCAGAGGTATTATTTAAAACGGAAAAATATCAAGAGGCTAAACGCGAACTTTCCAAGATTTTGAATCTATGCACTTCATATGATATTTCTCATGAATGTGCAAAAGCAAATTTCATATATGGACTTGTTTATTTAGTTGAAAAGGAATACAAAAAAGCTACATCAATGATGGAAAAAGCTTTGGTTTTATATATTAAAAATGAAGACCCTAAGGGCATAATAAAAAGCTATCTCGAGCTTGGAAAGCTTTATATTTTAGAAGATTTTTATGTGCCAGCAACCAACATGCTTCATCAAGCTGAAGCAATGATTCCAGAGCTGGAAATAGGAGATATAGATTTAGAAAAAAGCATATACATCAATCTATCTTATGCATATATGAAAAATAACCAAAACAAAGAAGCGATTGAGTATGCTCATAAAGCTGATACTATAGCTGAGAAAGTAGGAGACCTTCACAATAGAGGAAATGGCTTTTTTATAATGGGAAACAGCTATCTTCAGAATTTCCAATACGATAATGCTCAAAAATATTTTCACATGGCAATCAAATGCTTTGAAAAGGAAAATAAAACATCTGAGAAAGCTAAATCTCAGATGTTACTAGCAAAGGTATACTTGAATCTCAAGAGCTATTCTTCTGCAAAAGAGCATATAGAGGAGGCTTATATCCTCAAAAGACAGTTTAAGGATACTCAGTATATCGAGATATTGATGCTATACTGCGAGCTTCTTTGCAAGGAAGAAAATTTTGAAGGAGCGCTTGAGTATATAAGAGAAGCCCTTTACCTTTCTTCAAAGGACCAAAATAGAAAAATGGAGCCTTTAGTAATGAGAAAATATGCTAATTTGCTTTATCAAGCAGGGGATATAGATGAAGCGACTGAAAGCTTAAATAAATGTGCTGAGATGCTAAAAAAATCAGGCAACAAAAAAGAGCTTGCCAATACCTATTTTGATATAGCTAAAATTTATCAAGGACGCTGTAGGGACCAAGAAATTGGTTTTTATTCCAAAGGCATAGACCTGTTTAGAGAAATAGGACTTATTGAAAACTAG